A single Uloborus diversus isolate 005 chromosome 7, Udiv.v.3.1, whole genome shotgun sequence DNA region contains:
- the LOC129226924 gene encoding intraflagellar transport protein 52 homolog — protein MSLSKAKSIKECNIVTFNASKNEILKVEQMKVFLRKLVSKGFTVAVNNGRISAKVLAKSKIYVLLCSRSNFDGIELNLFRTFIKQGGRLLVTSTEGKTTSNINVLLKEYGVEFRSDTVIGIVRNSNYFYPKEVLIADGIVNESIHAVNLQFKYCEKSPLFENKRPFPILYPFGCTINVDKPAVVLVSTGSFSYPLDRPTCGFYQNSSNGRILAFGSSCFFADIYIRKELNSKMVDSFLQLLSDEKIELSIADIQCPDIADYAQMPCTEKMSDMPYSCLTEGEEIPSEIDSLFNRKLYQVDMRYLPGVLSAYKTLNMPKEPLKIIKPKFEVPLPLLQPAYVPPRSRSAPNPYLELMDLDEFFTNPWTRLAQLTNKCSNMDLEYYIIEAAEILNIMMDCEGKKNTKRVLEFVLCKIIELKKYRY, from the coding sequence atgtctctcTCTAAAGCTAAAAGCATTAAAGAATGTAATATCGTTACATTTAAtgcatcaaaaaatgaaatattgaaggttgaacaaatgaaagtttttcttaGGAAATTGGTATCAAAAGGTTTTACTGTAGCCGTTAATAATGGTCGAATTTCAGCTAAAGTTTTAGCTAAATCCAAGATATATGTTTTGCTGTGTTCAAGGAGTAATTTTGATGGTATTGAATTAAATCTATTTCGTACGTTCATCAAACAAGGTGGAAGACTGTTGGTGACATCTACAGAAGGAAAAACGACATCAAACATcaatgttcttttaaaagaataTGGCGTAGAATTTAGATCTGATACCGTGATTGGAATAGTTAGAAATTCTAATTACTTCTATCCCAAAGAAGTATTAATTGCAGATGGTATTGTCAACGAATCAATTCATGCAGTGAATTTGCAGTTCAAATACTGTGAGAAATCACCCTTGTTCGAAAACAAAAGGCCTTTTCCGATACTGTATCCATTTGGTTGCACAATTAATGTCGACAAACCAGCAGTGGTTCTTGTGTCCACAGGCAGTTTTTCATATCCTTTGGATAGACCTACGTGTGGTTTTTACCAAAATTCAAGCAATGGAAGAATATTAGCTTTTGGATCATCGTGTTTTTTTGCTGATATATATATACGAAaagaattaaattcaaaaatggtGGACTCTTTCTTGCAACTGCTTTCTGACGAAAAAATTGAATTGAGTATTGCAGACATCCAGTGCCCCGATATCGCTGATTATGCCCAAATGCCATGTACTGAGAAAATGTCTGATATGCCATATTCTTGTCTTACAGAAGGTGAAGAGATCCCCTCGGAAATTGATTCGCTCTTTAATCGCAAACTTTACCAAGTGGACATGAGATATTTACCTGGAGTTTTATCAGcatataaaactttaaatatgcCAAAAGAACCTCTGAAAATTATTAAACCGAAGTTTGAGGTTCCGCTACCTCTACTTCAACCTGCATACGTTCCACCGCGATCCAGAAGCGCTCCTAATCCTTATTTAGAGTTAATGGATCTGGATGAATTTTTTACCAATCCATGGACGAGATTAGCCcagttaacaaataaatgttcgAACATGGACCTGGAATATTACATTATAGAAGCTGCGGAAATATTAAACATAATGATGGATTGCGAAGGAAAAAAGAACACTAAACGTGTTTTAGAATTTGTGCTTTGTAAAATAATAGAACTTAAAAAGTATCGATAttaa